In Selenomonadales bacterium, a single window of DNA contains:
- a CDS encoding dipeptide ABC transporter ATP-binding protein — MRLETDSPNLLEVNNLVKHFPIKGGWFGKPKNYVRAVDGVSFFIRKGETLGLVGESGCGKTTTGRTILRLHEPTAGQILFEGTDLRRLRTEELRKKRKDLGIIFQDPYSSLNPRMMVGDIIGEPLLVQGMTNVRERTERVHAMLEEVGLAPYHYRRFPHEFSGGQRQRIGIARSVIYNPKLIVCDEPVSALDVSIQSQILNLLKELQQKHDLTYLFIAHNLSVVKHISDRVGVMYLGKLVELTTSRNLYAQPTHPYTQALLSAIPHADPDMSMDRQRLKGDVPSPVNPPSGCRFHTRCPIAVDQCKVDDPVWREIRPDHFVACHLAK; from the coding sequence ATGAGACTAGAGACCGATTCACCTAATCTCTTAGAAGTTAACAATCTTGTAAAGCACTTCCCCATTAAGGGCGGCTGGTTTGGCAAGCCCAAGAACTACGTCCGCGCTGTCGACGGCGTAAGCTTCTTTATTCGCAAGGGAGAAACACTAGGGCTCGTCGGCGAGAGCGGCTGCGGCAAAACAACGACGGGGCGCACTATCCTGCGCTTACACGAGCCGACCGCCGGTCAGATTCTCTTTGAAGGCACTGACCTGCGCAGGCTGCGCACCGAAGAACTGCGCAAGAAGCGCAAGGACCTCGGCATCATCTTCCAAGACCCATACTCCTCGCTTAACCCCCGCATGATGGTAGGCGATATTATCGGGGAGCCGCTCTTGGTGCAGGGAATGACGAATGTTCGGGAGCGCACGGAACGCGTGCACGCTATGCTTGAGGAAGTTGGCCTAGCGCCATACCACTACCGCCGCTTCCCGCACGAGTTTAGCGGTGGACAGCGCCAGCGTATCGGTATTGCCCGCTCTGTCATCTATAACCCGAAGCTCATTGTCTGTGACGAGCCGGTATCGGCCCTTGACGTTTCTATCCAGTCACAAATTCTAAATCTCTTAAAAGAGCTACAGCAGAAGCATGACCTCACGTACCTCTTTATTGCCCATAACTTAAGTGTCGTCAAGCACATTAGTGACCGGGTAGGGGTTATGTACCTCGGCAAACTCGTGGAGCTTACTACGTCAAGAAACCTCTACGCGCAGCCGACTCACCCGTATACGCAGGCGCTGCTTTCGGCCATTCCCCATGCCGACCCGGATATGAGCATGGACAGGCAAAGGCTCAAAGGGGACGTGCCAAGCCCGGTTAACCCGCCTTCCGGCTGCCGCTTCCACACGCGCTGTCCGATTGCGGTAGACCAGTGCAAAGTCGACGACCCCGTATGGCGCGAAATTCGCCCCGACCACTTCGTGGCCTGCCACCTAGCAAAGTAA